A single region of the Silene latifolia isolate original U9 population chromosome 8, ASM4854445v1, whole genome shotgun sequence genome encodes:
- the LOC141596035 gene encoding uncharacterized protein LOC141596035, which yields MEEEPNLSHTIETVTSLIALSHTVRVFSVKWQLIRKRLEELNSGLIALENALTGSHDQRIVELVALVHRTVDECHNLGSLCISGLYTGKLLMQSDLDKVISKLDLVVSKLTGIYHTDGILSGGLALVVSRPPVGATRDEMRFYVKDLLNRLKIGDCRMKKQALVSLNELITEDEKYVKIVVDLDDFVLNLSSCLDSNDSSIQEEAAVVIGVISGFDTYKSSLVLSGVIAQLVRTLENGSYKAKEYSLYSLMRLTENGENAWALSAHGGVSVLLSLCSRDDGLELGLIGPCCWVLRNVVIIEEIKRFVIEDNAISTFIKLIKGRDELAQIGSIEFLKSLVFDDECVRNLVIKEGGARVLVQLLDPRSSFPFKLRETALRAIEILCYCSVDCVNLLISYGFLYHLLYFLRKGDVSTQELAFKSAVKLCGTSEEARKSMGDVGYMVEFVKFLEAKSYEIREMAAEALSSMVIVPKNRKKFSNNDYNIGIVLQLIDPKDGNSSNSKLLFSILLSISNCNHARKVISHSTYFKNIEKLAETGVSDAKKIIRKLSTNRFKSLLNGILHS from the coding sequence ATGGAAGAAGAGCCCAATCTAAGCCATACAATCGAGACCGTAACATCGCTCATTGCGCTTTCGCATACAGTCAGGGTGTTCTCCGTGAAGTGGCAATTAATCCGGAAGAGGCTGGAGGAGCTCAACTCCGGATTAATTGCACTAGAGAACGCCCTGACCGGCTCACACGACCAGAGGATCGTGGAGCTTGTGGCACTCGTGCACCGGACAGTGGACGAGTGCCACAATCTCGGGTCGCTCTGCATCAGCGGTTTGTATACAGGAAAACTGTTGATGCAGAGCGACCTGGACAAGGTCATTTCTAAACTTGACCTTGTCGTGAGCAAGCTCACAGGTATATACCATACTGATGGTATATTATCTGGCGGCCTCGCTCTCGTGGTTTCGAGGCCGCCAGTTGGTGCAACAAGAGATGAAATGAGATTCTACGTTAAAGATTTGTTAAACAGGTTAAAAATTGGTGATTGTAGGATGAAAAAACAAGCTTTAGTTTCGCTTAATGAATTAATTACCGAAGATGAAAAATATGTTAAGATTGTTGTGGATTTGGatgattttgttttgaatttgtcGTCGTGTTTGGACTCGAACGATTCGAGTATTCAAGAAGAAGCGGCCGTGGTGATTGGAGTTATTTCGGGTTTTGATACGTATAAATCATCATTAGTCCTCTCCGGTGTTATAGCTCAGTTGGTTAGAACGTTGGAAAATGGAAGCTATAAAGCGAAAGAATATTCGCTTTATAGCTTAATGAGATTAACTGAGAACGGTGAGAATGCTTGGGCGCTTTCCGCTCATGGTGGGGTCAGTGTATTATTGAGTCTATGCTCAAGAGATGACGGTCTTGAACTCGGGTTGATTGGTCCGTGTTGTTGGGTTTTAAGAAATGTCGTAATTATCGAGGAAATTAAGAGATTTGTGATTGAGGATAATGCAATTTCTACCTTTATTAAGCTAATTAAAGGTAGAGATGAATTAGCTCAAATTGGTTCAATTGAATTTCTCAAATCTTTAGTTTTTGATGATGAATGTGTTCGCAATTTGGTTATTAAAGAAGGTGGTGCTCGGGTTTTGGTTCAATTACTCGATCCAAGATCGAGTTTTCCCTTCAAATTGAGGGAAACTGCATTACGGGCAATCGAGATTCTGTGTTATTGTTCTGTTGATTGTGTTAACTTGTTGATAAGTTATGGGTTTCTGTATCATTTATTATATTTTCTTCGAAAAGGGGACGTTTCTACTCAAGAATTGGCCTTCAAATCCGCGGTTAAACTTTGTGGGACGTCAGAAGAAGCAAGAAAATCAATGGGAGACGTAGGATATATGGTGGAATTCGTAAAATTTCTAGAAGCGAAATCATATGAAATTCGAGAAATGGCAGCTGAGGCTTTGTCTAGTATGGTTATCGTGCCGAAAAACAGGAAGAAATTCTCCAACAATGATTATAACATTGGTATTGTTCTTCAGTTGATTGATCCAAAAGACGGGAATTCATCGAATTCTAAGTTATTATTCTCAATATTGCTGTCAATTAGCAATTGCAATCATGCAAGAAAAGTAATTTCACATTCTACTTATTTTAAGAACATTGAGAAACTTGCAGAAACTGGTGTTTCTGATGCAAAAAAGATTATCAGGAAATTATCAACTAATAGATTCAAGAGCTTATTGAATGGCAtcttacactcgtaa